In a single window of the Mobula hypostoma chromosome 29, sMobHyp1.1, whole genome shotgun sequence genome:
- the LOC134339311 gene encoding A-kinase anchor protein 8-like isoform X2, whose protein sequence is MDSWYSGYGTEDSWNTGATNSQEYDGYDYSYTQDTIPSTATNYGYNAGNKNWEAPKNTATDTIIAKINKRLDMLSQLESENQVQDTYQDNRFTPYESYDSGSSLNDRDLYRSGYGYSEYGPDYNDSYGGRYDHYDSSYGNRRDHFQNRARDPYGPTNQWGQNWSRDRPYNRPNRNDPYMSPASSGRMSARWNELSMGGRGHNAATASSTRNLPSLFSPNIIPMDLFRVQGSGRSLGGGRQQRRNQIRMRGMKKTNAGFGRKRKTSTGSTDEPENKQAKTEEGSDADDDGCESGDGGTAEGKDSADKKPKRFPTMQEKKKANKLKKNRGRHTERIMYGCSICKFRTFEDEEVTAHMDSKYHSETFKFIASKLDKQTADFLHEYILNKIQKTQKRREQIGDKTILKKQLMQQQDLLQDVGLDHFMKKVEAAHCVACDLFIPMQNALLMRHLKTIDHGWNRKIMLEKAKKASLVVARSILKNRHIAAMLEKYKKGENPFTDDPDKDEEDAADESAECDTLKDPSMDVEGKDGENEEAEDDAVRIKEDMEDPYEENVGEMVGEESEGVEGAGEGALDWGLGEESALGIDKVETGETGVEGAGWQTEMEGTRGEVEAVEGVEGETVQAEEDTVGEADSGAEEKEEELTAEEEDEMLKGEEEQLE, encoded by the exons GCTATGGAACTGAGGATTCTTGGAATACTGGAGCCACCAATTCACAGG AATATGATGGCTATGATTACAGTTATACCCAAGATACTATACCCAGTACTGCAACAAATTATGGCTACAATGCTGGCAACAAGAACTGGGAAGCTCCCAAAAACACAGCTACAGACACCATCATTGCTAAAATCAACAAGCGCCTGGATATGCTTTCTCAGTTAGAGTCTGAAAATCAGGTGCAAGATACTTACCAGGACAACAG GTTTACACCTTACGAGTCCTACGACTCCGGGTCTTCACTGAATGACCGTGATCTGTACAGATCTGGCTACGGTTACAGTGAATATGGGCCTGATTATAACGATTCCTATGGAGGTCGCTATGACCACTACGACAGCTCCTACGGGAACCGCAGAGATCATTTCCAGAACAGAGCACGTGACCCATACGGCCCAACTAACCAGTGGGGCCAGAACTGGTCTAGAGACCGGCCATATAACAGGCCCAATCGGAACGACCCCTACATGTCACCTGCAAGTTCCGGGCGGATGTCTGCACGCTGGAATGAGCTGTCGATGGGAGGCAGGGGCCACAACGCCGCCACCGCCTCCTCCACCAGGAACCTCCCTTCGCTCTTCTCCCCAAACATAATCCCTATGGACCTGTTCAGAGTTCAGGGATCGGGAAGATCGTTAGGAGGTGGCAGACAGCAAAGGAGGAATCAGATTCGAATGAGAGGC ATGAAGAAAACAAATGCGGGCTTTGGTAGGAAGAGGAAAACATCTACGGGTAGTACCGACGAGCCAGAGAACAAGCAGGCAAAAACTGAAGAAGGATCAGATGCAG ATGATGATGGCTGTGAATCCGGTGATGGAGGT ACTGCTGAAGGTAAAGATTCTGCAGACAAGAAACCAAAGCGCT TTCCCACAATGCAAGAAAAGAAGAAAGCAAACAAACTAAAGAAAAATCGGGGTCGTCATACAGAAAG GATAATGTATGGTTGCTCTATTTGTAAATTTCGTACCTTTGAAGATGAGGAGGTTACTGCTCACATGGACAGTAAATACCACAGCGAAACTTTCAAATTCATCGCGTCCAAGCTTGACAAGCAAACTGCTGACTTTTTACAT GAatatattttaaacaagattCAGAAGACGCAGAAGCGTCGGGAGCAAATTGGAGATAAAACAATCTTGAAGAAGCAGCTTATGCAGCAGCAAGACCTGCTACAAG ATGTTGGCTTGGACCATTTCATGAAGAAGGTAGAGGCAGCACACTGTGTGGCCTGTGATCTGTTTATACCAATGCAGAATGCTCTCCTTATGCGTCACCTGAAAACtattgatcatggctggaatCGCAAG ATAATGTTGGAGAAAGCCAAGAAGGCCAGCCTTGTTGTCGCTAGGAGTATCCTGAAAAACCGTCACATTGCAGCAATGCTGGAGAAATACAAAAAG GGTGAAAACCCCTTCACTGATGACCCAGACAAAGATGAGGAAGATGCTGCTGATGAGTCTGCTGAGTGCGACACCTTGAAAGATCCTTCCATGGATGTTGAGGGCAAAGACGGGGAAAATGAAGAAGCAGAGGATGATGCAGTTAGAATAAAGGAGGATATGGAAGATCCTTATGAAGAAAATgttggggagatggtgggagaggaGTCTGAAGGAGTGGAAGGGGCTGGGGAGGGAGCTCTGGATTGGGGTTTGGGGGAGGAATCAGCACTAGGCATTGATAAGGTGGAGACGGGTGAAACGGGTGTTGAAGGGGCTGGATGGCAGACAGAAATGGAAGGCACCAGGGGAGAGGTTGAGGCAGTGGaaggggttgagggagagactGTACAGGCAGAGGAAGACACAGTGGGAGAAGCAGACAGTGGTgcagaagagaaggaggaggaattGACAGCTGAAGAAGAAGATGAGATGTTGAAGGGAGAAGAGGAGCAATTGGAATAA
- the LOC134339311 gene encoding A-kinase anchor protein 8-like isoform X1, with amino-acid sequence MDSWYSGYGTEDSWNTGATNSQEYDGYDYSYTQDTIPSTATNYGYNAGNKNWEAPKNTATDTIIAKINKRLDMLSQLESENQVQDTYQDNRFTPYESYDSGSSLNDRDLYRSGYGYSEYGPDYNDSYGGRYDHYDSSYGNRRDHFQNRARDPYGPTNQWGQNWSRDRPYNRPNRNDPYMSPASSGRMSARWNELSMGGRGHNAATASSTRNLPSLFSPNIIPMDLFRVQGSGRSLGGGRQQRRNQIRMRGMKKTNAGFGRKRKTSTGSTDEPENKQAKTEEGSDAADDDGCESGDGGTAEGKDSADKKPKRFPTMQEKKKANKLKKNRGRHTERIMYGCSICKFRTFEDEEVTAHMDSKYHSETFKFIASKLDKQTADFLHEYILNKIQKTQKRREQIGDKTILKKQLMQQQDLLQDVGLDHFMKKVEAAHCVACDLFIPMQNALLMRHLKTIDHGWNRKIMLEKAKKASLVVARSILKNRHIAAMLEKYKKGENPFTDDPDKDEEDAADESAECDTLKDPSMDVEGKDGENEEAEDDAVRIKEDMEDPYEENVGEMVGEESEGVEGAGEGALDWGLGEESALGIDKVETGETGVEGAGWQTEMEGTRGEVEAVEGVEGETVQAEEDTVGEADSGAEEKEEELTAEEEDEMLKGEEEQLE; translated from the exons GCTATGGAACTGAGGATTCTTGGAATACTGGAGCCACCAATTCACAGG AATATGATGGCTATGATTACAGTTATACCCAAGATACTATACCCAGTACTGCAACAAATTATGGCTACAATGCTGGCAACAAGAACTGGGAAGCTCCCAAAAACACAGCTACAGACACCATCATTGCTAAAATCAACAAGCGCCTGGATATGCTTTCTCAGTTAGAGTCTGAAAATCAGGTGCAAGATACTTACCAGGACAACAG GTTTACACCTTACGAGTCCTACGACTCCGGGTCTTCACTGAATGACCGTGATCTGTACAGATCTGGCTACGGTTACAGTGAATATGGGCCTGATTATAACGATTCCTATGGAGGTCGCTATGACCACTACGACAGCTCCTACGGGAACCGCAGAGATCATTTCCAGAACAGAGCACGTGACCCATACGGCCCAACTAACCAGTGGGGCCAGAACTGGTCTAGAGACCGGCCATATAACAGGCCCAATCGGAACGACCCCTACATGTCACCTGCAAGTTCCGGGCGGATGTCTGCACGCTGGAATGAGCTGTCGATGGGAGGCAGGGGCCACAACGCCGCCACCGCCTCCTCCACCAGGAACCTCCCTTCGCTCTTCTCCCCAAACATAATCCCTATGGACCTGTTCAGAGTTCAGGGATCGGGAAGATCGTTAGGAGGTGGCAGACAGCAAAGGAGGAATCAGATTCGAATGAGAGGC ATGAAGAAAACAAATGCGGGCTTTGGTAGGAAGAGGAAAACATCTACGGGTAGTACCGACGAGCCAGAGAACAAGCAGGCAAAAACTGAAGAAGGATCAGATGCAG CAGATGATGATGGCTGTGAATCCGGTGATGGAGGT ACTGCTGAAGGTAAAGATTCTGCAGACAAGAAACCAAAGCGCT TTCCCACAATGCAAGAAAAGAAGAAAGCAAACAAACTAAAGAAAAATCGGGGTCGTCATACAGAAAG GATAATGTATGGTTGCTCTATTTGTAAATTTCGTACCTTTGAAGATGAGGAGGTTACTGCTCACATGGACAGTAAATACCACAGCGAAACTTTCAAATTCATCGCGTCCAAGCTTGACAAGCAAACTGCTGACTTTTTACAT GAatatattttaaacaagattCAGAAGACGCAGAAGCGTCGGGAGCAAATTGGAGATAAAACAATCTTGAAGAAGCAGCTTATGCAGCAGCAAGACCTGCTACAAG ATGTTGGCTTGGACCATTTCATGAAGAAGGTAGAGGCAGCACACTGTGTGGCCTGTGATCTGTTTATACCAATGCAGAATGCTCTCCTTATGCGTCACCTGAAAACtattgatcatggctggaatCGCAAG ATAATGTTGGAGAAAGCCAAGAAGGCCAGCCTTGTTGTCGCTAGGAGTATCCTGAAAAACCGTCACATTGCAGCAATGCTGGAGAAATACAAAAAG GGTGAAAACCCCTTCACTGATGACCCAGACAAAGATGAGGAAGATGCTGCTGATGAGTCTGCTGAGTGCGACACCTTGAAAGATCCTTCCATGGATGTTGAGGGCAAAGACGGGGAAAATGAAGAAGCAGAGGATGATGCAGTTAGAATAAAGGAGGATATGGAAGATCCTTATGAAGAAAATgttggggagatggtgggagaggaGTCTGAAGGAGTGGAAGGGGCTGGGGAGGGAGCTCTGGATTGGGGTTTGGGGGAGGAATCAGCACTAGGCATTGATAAGGTGGAGACGGGTGAAACGGGTGTTGAAGGGGCTGGATGGCAGACAGAAATGGAAGGCACCAGGGGAGAGGTTGAGGCAGTGGaaggggttgagggagagactGTACAGGCAGAGGAAGACACAGTGGGAGAAGCAGACAGTGGTgcagaagagaaggaggaggaattGACAGCTGAAGAAGAAGATGAGATGTTGAAGGGAGAAGAGGAGCAATTGGAATAA